The genomic DNA CCAGCCATCATAGCCGTCCTCTGCCAGCCTGGCCAGCAGATCTTCATAACCAACCTGACCCCTGCCAATCGCAACTGCCTCCGTCCGGCCTTGTTCCCGCACGGCGTCCTTGACGTGAATATGGCAAATATCTCCGCGCAGCGCATCATAAGCATCCGGATAAGGCAACTCGCCATCTGGATCCCACATGTTGTTGCCGGGATCATACAAAGCCCGAATCCGTGGAGAAGACACTTCCTGCACGAGTGCGGCCACCTTCGACCCGTTAGTCGCGAAAACGGAAGGATCGGCTTCCAAGGCAAATTGCACCCCATATTCCTCCAGTACAGACACGGTGCGCTGTAACTCCCGCACAATATCCGGATATGCTGCACTGAAATCCCGGTCCGCCCAGAAGCTGAAACCCCGAATGATCCGGGTATCCAGCCGCCGCGCCAGCTGCGCATACCGGCGAAGCAAGCGGTGATGCGCAGCTACCTCCTCTTTGTTTTTCAGATTGCACTTAAAAACCGGAGTGGACAACCCACAGACGCTTAAGCCTGCGTCATGAATCATAGCGGCGATCTCCTCCAGCCTTTGCTCGCTGAGGCGATGCAGCTGTTTACCATCCACAGACCGCAGCTCCAAGCCGTCAAGACCATACTGCTTGGCGATCCGGATCGCATCCTCCACTTTTTGCGAAATTTCATCCGTGATGACCCCCAAACGAAAGCCTGCCATGGCATCGTCCCCCTTTTCTCTACTAACGATTCACGATATTTATTACTGCTTATGGATTGACTTTATAGGATTGCGCCGGTTTCATGGATGTTCAATAGGACCGGTTTCCCCGTCATTCTGCTTTCATTCGCTGCCTCAAGAAAAGCTATAACCTCAAGCGTTTCGGTAATAGGAATTGGCGGCGTTTCGGTTTGGAACATTCGGATGACCGCTTCCAGCATACTGGCGTAATAAGGCTTTTCCTGGGCATAGATATCCACATGATCCGTTTCCTTTTCACGGTGCAGCAGAGCCCCGAAGCGTTTGTTGCCTTTCCGGTTCCCGCGAAGCGTACCGATCCGGCCATCGGCCCAGATGCCAATGGCCAGATCATGCTCTTCTCCCGTTGTCACCCTCACTTCGGTGCAGCCTGTGCCCATGCAGCGGTAAAGCATTTCGGCCATATGGATTCCGTACCAGAAGAATCCCGGCTGGGTCGGCTGCAGCTCCATCGGACCGTAGCAATCTACACCAAAGAGTTCGCCTTTATCCGTCTCACCTGCGGCGGCGGCCAGATTCTCCGCGAAGCGGACAGATGAGCAGCTCATCAATGGTACATTGTATTTGCTGGCAAGACGCGAGATCGCTTGGGCATCCCCGCTGCTAAGAGCGAACGGCTTATCGATAAATACCGGTTTACCGTAAGGAGCCACCGCCGCGAACTGCTCCACATGCAGCCTTCCGTCCACGGTCAGAAGCATCAGCGCATCTGTCTCCTCGGCAACCGCTTCCACAGTTTCAACCATCCGGATACCAAAATCATCGCGGATTTGCGCGGTGTAGCCTGGAACTCTGCTGATACTGAGCGGGAAATCAGGTGAACCTCCCGGAAAGGCCACTGTCACTCTTCCACCTGGGACATGATGAGGATGTCCGGAATGATTGAGCATCTCAGCGAACAGGGGAGCATGGGATGTATCCAGACCGATCATGCCAATGTTAAGCAGCCCCGTTTTCATAACGCTGCACCTCCCGGCTTTAGCCGCACTTCCCGGCCCGTCCGGGCGGATTCATAAATGGCCAGAATCAAATCGACCGATTTGCGTGCCTCTTCTCCGGATATCAGCGGTTCACGGTTCTCCCGCACTGCCTTGATCAAGTCATCGACCAAGATATAATGTCCATCAGACGAGATGGCCTGCGGATCATCGGTACCGTCGGCGGCCCCCTTTAATGAACTGCCCGGAGCCTCGTCTCCATCAATGGTTTTCCATACTTTGAATCCGCTGTCCCCGTAAATGATGGACCCATGCTCACCGTGAATCTCAAAACGGGCTTCCTGCCCCGGATTCACCGTTGTTGTCCCTTGAATGACGCCAAAAGCACCGCTAGTATACTTCACGACCGCAACGGCCGTATCCTCCACCTCAATGTCGTGAATGAGCGGGGCTGCGTATGCAAATACGCTCTCCACATCGCCCATCAGCCAGCGGATTATGTCTACGCCATGAACCCCTTGATTCATCAGCGCACCGCCCCCATCCAGCAACCATGTACCGCGCCACCCGGCGCTTTTGTAATATTCACGGCTGCGGTAGTATTTCAAATAAGCATCACCCAGCACCAGCCGGCCCAGTTTACCTTCATCCACTGCCTTTTTGGTAAGCAGCGCCGCTTCCGTCGTCCGTTTCTGGAATACGGTAGCGAGCTTGACGCCATTGCTGCGGCAAGCCTCGATCATCTCATCCATATCCTTCGCAGTAATACCAAGAGGCTTTTCGCAAAGCACATGCTTCCCGGCCCGCGCCGCTGCCACGGTCACTTCCCGGTGCAGACCGCTTGGAACGCATATGCAGACCGCATCCACTTCTCCTTCTTTCAGCATCTGCTCCAGCGTGGCATATATGGGCGGCGACCCAAACTCCTTGGCCAAGACCTCAGCCTTTTCCTGCACCTCATCAACGATAGCTGTAAGCTCCGCCTCCGGATGGCTTACGATCGCACGTGCATGGAGCGGGGATATGACGCCCGCGCCGACAATGGCAAATCGCATTTTTTTCATCATTGCAACCTCCTCCTATCGGTGAGTGCACCATGGTTTACATCCTCCATTCTAGAAGGCTGATTCTCCGCCGCCAATCCTCCGTTGTTACGCTTTGCTCACATCTTAGACGGTATCCGCAGAATGGGAGATGAATCTGAAAAGATGTATACAAAAAGAAGATGCACGAAGCATCCTCTTCATTCCATTTGTTCAAGCTTTTTTTCTATCATCCTCTTGCGGCAGCTCCTGTCCATTCCATCTGGCCGCCCAACGTTCCATCTCCTGAAGCGCCGTCTTAAAGTCCATGCCTTTCTCCGTCAGCGAATATTCCACTGTGACCGGCACCGTCGGAAACACTTGGCGGAGAACGATTCCGTTATCCTCCAGATGACGCAGTGCGTTGGACAGGGACTGAGTTTTTACGATTGCCAAATCCCGATTCAGCTGATTAAACCTCTTGGGTCCTTTCGACAACTCCGCAATGATTAAAAATGCCCATTTCGCCCCCAGAATTTGCAGCACCGAGCAAATATTCGAGAAGTCCTGTTCTACCTTCAGATCTTGTTCCATCCTCTTTCGACTCCTTACTATTCGTAAGTTAATCCATTTAGTTGGATTATTTCCAAATACTTTGCCTTCTTACCAAAGGAATGTAACGTCATTATAATGCAATCAAGAGCTCTCTAAAACCCTTCGAAAGGAATGAATTACATGAATCGCCTGTTTATATATATTCTGACTTTAGGTGTTTTTCTCACAGCAACCTCCGAATTGGTGGTATCTGGTATTTTATACGTTATTGCCTCGGATCTCCATATTTCTATTGCACTCGCTGGACAGTTGATTACGGCCTACTCGCTTGCCTTTGCTATCGGAACGCCAATCCTAGTATTCTTCACATCACGCTGGGAACGCAAAATGGTGCTGCTCCTTTCCCTAGCCCTATTTATGCTCGGATGTGTCGCTTCCTTTGTCTATCCTCACATTAGCGTTATTCTGGTATCCCGGGTACTGCTGGGTGTCAGCGCAGGCGTATATCTGGTCACGGCCTTCGGGACCGCCGCCAAAATCGTACCTCCCGAAAAAATAGGCGGGGCCATCGGTACCATTGTGCTCGGATTCAGTTCCGCCATGATTTTAGGCGTTCCGATTGGAATTGCCATTACGGGATGGTTAGGCTGGCAGGCTATATTCATCATTCTGGGGCTGCTCAGTTTAGGTATGGCTTTCATTATCTGCCGCTTCCTTCCACGCATGTCTGGCGATATGCCCGCCTCATTCCGACAGCAGTTCAAAGTCCTTGGCTCTACCGTGATCGTCAGTCTACTCGTGCTCACCTTTTTTCGCGAGTCCGGTAATTCCGTTCTTTTAACGTATTTGACGACGTTTATTAATGACATACTCCACCTGCATGCCGCCGCAATCAGCCTCCTCATGCTTGGTTACGGAATACTTGGCGCGCTTGCAGCGAGGCTGGGTGGCTCAGGAGCGGATCGCTGGGGAACCAAGCGTATCATCGTCTTAAGCTTAATCATCCATGCAGCTGCATTAATTCTGCTGCCTTTGTTCTCTGGCTCCATCATCACCGAATGCCTGCTGATCGCCATCGTCATGTTCTCGATGTTCATGGGCGGACCAGCCCTTCAGACGCACTTCATTCAACAGGCCCCCGGGTCCTCAAGCCTCGTTCTCAGCCTGAACACATCGATGATCCACTTGGGACTTGCGGCGGGTGCCGGTTCAGGCGGAATGCTGATTAGCCGCACATCCACGGTACTCTACAATCCATGGCTCGCCGGTATCGTGGTTGCTCTGGGATTGGGAACAGCTGTACTGAGCTTTTCACTGGGAAATAGGCGTGCTCCACAGACATTGTAAGTTCTTTCTTATGGCACTCGGTATAAAACCTGAATCTTGTGCTTGATTGCTTCTGTACAAATCAATTCAACATTAAAAGAGCCTGCCGTTTAATCGGCAGGCTCTAACGTATTCCGGTTAAAAATCAAAAACCTTGAAACCTTCGTAAATTTTATTTTACCACTGCGGAAGGTGCTAGCTTAATTTGTTCATTACCCATACTTGTCCGCGTAAAATAATGATCCTGAGAAGCCTCTTCAATATCCCGGTAAGCCCAGTGCTTGGACGGAGCATCCTTCCATGTCGGTACGACCACGCCTTCCAGTGGACCGCGTTTCAGAATGCGGTTCAGTACGGTTACGGCTTCGGCGCGCGTCAGCGGTTTGTCGGGACGGAACATGCTGTCCGGCATGCCCTTCATGATGCCCGTCTGGATCACCAGCTTCAGATCCTTCTCGGCCCAATGCCCCTGGATATCCTTCATGTCACTTGCAGTGGAAGTTTCGGCTCCTTCTTCCAGACCTAGCCAGCGGGTGACAATGGCAGCCATCTCCGCTCGGGTAATCGATCGTTCCGGACCGAATCGTCCATCCGGGAAGCCCTTCATCAATCCCGTCTTGGTCATTTCCAGAACGGCATCCTTGGCCCAATGCGTGGCTGTCATATCCGGATAATTCACCGGTTCCAGGATGCTGGCTTTTCCGGTACCTACCCGTGTCAGCATGGTTGCCATTTCGGCTCGGGTGAGGCTTTTTTCCGGCTTAAATGTGCCGTCAGGGTATCCTTTGATATAGGCTCGATGATTCCCCTCGGAATCCGTTGCCGAAGTGCCGGAGCCTATATTTCCTGCCTGCCCCAGGATTTGACCGTGATCCTTCAAATACTGGGCAAGATTATCAATGTTTACGATAGTAAACGTGCTGAACTTCGTAATGTTAAAAGAAAGCCCCATTCTGTCTTCATCATATGTGCCGATCTCAGGCTTCACGAGAACCCGCTCGCCATCGCTATGCTCGATGAATACGGCCAGATTGGACATGAATCTT from Paenibacillus sp. J23TS9 includes the following:
- a CDS encoding helix-turn-helix domain-containing protein, which gives rise to MEQDLKVEQDFSNICSVLQILGAKWAFLIIAELSKGPKRFNQLNRDLAIVKTQSLSNALRHLEDNGIVLRQVFPTVPVTVEYSLTEKGMDFKTALQEMERWAARWNGQELPQEDDRKKA
- a CDS encoding Gfo/Idh/MocA family protein is translated as MMKKMRFAIVGAGVISPLHARAIVSHPEAELTAIVDEVQEKAEVLAKEFGSPPIYATLEQMLKEGEVDAVCICVPSGLHREVTVAAARAGKHVLCEKPLGITAKDMDEMIEACRSNGVKLATVFQKRTTEAALLTKKAVDEGKLGRLVLGDAYLKYYRSREYYKSAGWRGTWLLDGGGALMNQGVHGVDIIRWLMGDVESVFAYAAPLIHDIEVEDTAVAVVKYTSGAFGVIQGTTTVNPGQEARFEIHGEHGSIIYGDSGFKVWKTIDGDEAPGSSLKGAADGTDDPQAISSDGHYILVDDLIKAVRENREPLISGEEARKSVDLILAIYESARTGREVRLKPGGAAL
- a CDS encoding sugar phosphate isomerase/epimerase gives rise to the protein MAGFRLGVITDEISQKVEDAIRIAKQYGLDGLELRSVDGKQLHRLSEQRLEEIAAMIHDAGLSVCGLSTPVFKCNLKNKEEVAAHHRLLRRYAQLARRLDTRIIRGFSFWADRDFSAAYPDIVRELQRTVSVLEEYGVQFALEADPSVFATNGSKVAALVQEVSSPRIRALYDPGNNMWDPDGELPYPDAYDALRGDICHIHVKDAVREQGRTEAVAIGRGQVGYEDLLARLAEDGYDGWLVVETHYRLTSTLSEEQLKRPAGYGFSAGGEEATVECLESFLNLLGQHGQKIS
- a CDS encoding Gfo/Idh/MocA family protein — protein: MKTGLLNIGMIGLDTSHAPLFAEMLNHSGHPHHVPGGRVTVAFPGGSPDFPLSISRVPGYTAQIRDDFGIRMVETVEAVAEETDALMLLTVDGRLHVEQFAAVAPYGKPVFIDKPFALSSGDAQAISRLASKYNVPLMSCSSVRFAENLAAAAGETDKGELFGVDCYGPMELQPTQPGFFWYGIHMAEMLYRCMGTGCTEVRVTTGEEHDLAIGIWADGRIGTLRGNRKGNKRFGALLHREKETDHVDIYAQEKPYYASMLEAVIRMFQTETPPIPITETLEVIAFLEAANESRMTGKPVLLNIHETGAIL
- a CDS encoding MFS transporter, which translates into the protein MNRLFIYILTLGVFLTATSELVVSGILYVIASDLHISIALAGQLITAYSLAFAIGTPILVFFTSRWERKMVLLLSLALFMLGCVASFVYPHISVILVSRVLLGVSAGVYLVTAFGTAAKIVPPEKIGGAIGTIVLGFSSAMILGVPIGIAITGWLGWQAIFIILGLLSLGMAFIICRFLPRMSGDMPASFRQQFKVLGSTVIVSLLVLTFFRESGNSVLLTYLTTFINDILHLHAAAISLLMLGYGILGALAARLGGSGADRWGTKRIIVLSLIIHAAALILLPLFSGSIITECLLIAIVMFSMFMGGPALQTHFIQQAPGSSSLVLSLNTSMIHLGLAAGAGSGGMLISRTSTVLYNPWLAGIVVALGLGTAVLSFSLGNRRAPQTL